The window CTTGCCGCAGGCGCGGGCGATCGTCTGCGCCTCGGCGGTGAGCACGCGCAGATAGTTCGCCAGCCGCCGCCCACCGAGCTCGGGATCGAGCCGCGCCGCCAGCGCAGGGTCCTGCGTCGAGATGCCCGCCGGATCCTGCCCGGCGTGATAGTCGTCGTAGAAGCCGGCGGCCGAGCCGATGCGGTGATAGTCGGCGTCGCGCTGCGGATCGTTGCAGCCCAGCGCGATCAGCGCGGCGGTGCCGATGGACACCGCGTCGGCGCCCAGCGCCATGGCCTTGGCGACGTCGGCCCCGGTGCGGATTCCGCCCGATACCACGAGCTGGACCGTGCGGTGCATGTCCATCTCCTGCAGCGCCTGCACGGCCTGCGGGATGGCCGCCAGGATCGGGATGCCGACGTGCTCGATGAAGACTTCCTGGGTGGCAGCGGTGCCGCCCTGCATGCCGTCGAGCACCACCACGTCGGCGCCAGCCTTCACCGCCAGCTTCACGTCGTAGTAGGTGCGGCTGGCGCCGATCTTGATGTGGATCGGCTTCTCCCAGCCGGTGATCTCGCGCAGTTCCTCGATCTTGATGGCGAGATCGTCGGGCCCGGTCCAGTCCGGGTGCCGGCAGGCACTGCGCTGATCGATGCCCGCGGGCAGGGTGCGCATCGCCGCGATGCGGTCGCTGATCTTCTGGCCCATGAGGATGCCGCCGCCGCCCGGCTTCGCCCCCTGCCCCAGCACGACCTCGATGGCGTCGGCGGCGCGCAGGTGGTCCGGGTTCATGCCGTAGCGCGATGGCAGGTACTGATAGACCAGCCACTTGGAGTGCCCGCGCTCCTCGTCGGTCATGCCGCCGTCGCCGGTGGTGGTGCAGGTGCCGGCGGCCGAGGCGCCGCGGCCCAGCGCCTCCTTGGCCTGTGCCGACAGCGCGCCGAAGCTCATGCCGGCGATGGTCACCGGGATGTCCAGATGCAGCGGTCGGCTCGCGAAGCGATCGCCCAGCACGACGTCGGTGGCGCACTTCTCGCGATAACCCTCCAGCGGGTAGCGCGACATGCTCGCGCCCAGGAAGAGCAGGTCGTCGAAATGCGGCAGACGGCGCTTGGCGCCGAAGCCGCGGATGTCGTAGACGCCGGTGGTGGCGGCGCGCTGGATCTCGTGGATGGCGTGGCGGTCGAAGGTGTGCGACTCACGCAGCGTCCACGGGTCGGCGGGATCATGCATGGGAGTCTCCGGTGACGATGGCGGCGTCGTCGACCGCCACGTGATAGAGCCGGCGGGCCGAGCCGTAGCGCCGGAATTCGGCCGGCTGCGCGTCGACGCCGGCCGCGGCGATGAGCTCGGCGACATCGCGCAGGTGCTGGTCGCGCATCGGCTTCTCGATGCAGTCGGCGCCCAGCGACGCCACGCTGCCGCGCACGTAGATGCGCGCTTCGTAGAGCGAGTCGCCCAGCGCCTCGCCGGCATCGCCGCAGACCAGCAGCCGGCCGGCCTGCCCCATGAAGGCGCTCATGTGGCCGACGCTGCCGCCGACCACGATGTCGACGCCCTTCATCGAGATGCCGCAGCGCGCCGAGGCGTCGCCGTCGATGATCAGCAGCCCGCCGTGCGCGGTGGCGCCGGCCGACTGCGAGGCGTTGCCGCGCACGTGCACGCGGCCCGACATCATGTTCTCGGCCACCCCGACGCCCACCATGCCGTTGATGGTGACGCTGGCCTTCTGGTTCATGCCGGCGCAGTAGTAGCCGGCGTGGCCGTCGATGGTGACGTCGAGCGCGGCGTCCAGACCGCAGGCGATGGCATGGCGGCCGTCCGGATCGGTGATGCGCCACTGCATCCCGGTCGGCTCGCGGGCCTGGGCGTGGAGCATGGCGTTGAGCTGACGCACGCGGGTCTCGGCGAGGCTGACGGTCTTCACGAGCCGGTCTCCGCGAACGGAGCGGCTTCGGCGGCGCCGCGCTCCCAGACGTAGACCCGCGCCGGTTCCGGCTCCCAGACGCGCGCACCGGCGATGCCGGGCAGCTTCGCGAGCGCACGGTACTCCGATGCCATCGCCACGTACTCGGCGGTCTCGGCGAGCACCGCCGGCTTGCAGGCGATGGGATCGCGCAGCACCGCGAAGCCGTCGCGCGTGCCCACGGCGAAGGTGAAGAAGCCGTCGAGATCGTCGAGCGCGCCTTCCAGCGCCGCGGTGAGACTGTCGCCGCGGCGCAGCCGCCAGGTCAGGTAACCGGCCGCGACTTCGGAGTCGTTCTCGGTCTCGAAGCGCAGTCCCTCGCGCTGCAGGACGCTGCGCAGCCGGTTGTGGTTGGACAGCGAACCGTTGTGCACAAGGCACAGGTCGTGACCGGTGGTGAAGGGATGGCTGCCGGCCATGGTCACCGCGCTCTCGGTGGCCATGCGGGTGTGTCCGATAATGTGCGTGCCCTGCATGCCGGTGAGCCCGTAGCGCTCGGCGACCAGGCGCGGGTGGCCGACGCCCTTGAGGATCTCGATGCTGCGGCCGACGCTCATCAGCTGCGTGCCCGGGGCGTGGTGCACCAGCCATTGGCGCACGGCGTGCTCGTCGGCGGGCGTCCTGAAGACCGCCGCGCCGGCGTTGCGGAACCAGTCCAGCGAGGTGCCCAGGTCGCGCTCGAAGGCGCTCGCCAGCGCCTGCCAGTCGGTGGCGGCGTCCTCGTTCTGCAGCGTGTACTTGAGCATGCCCTCGCCGACCTCGTCGCCGTAGATGGCGAAGCCGGCGCTGTCCGGACCGCGCCCGCCCATGGCCAGCAGCATGGGCGCGAACAGCGCACCCAGTCGCGGCGCCAGCGCCGCGTCCTTGAGATAGAGCCCTACGATGCCGCACATGGTTCGCTCCGGTTGTGACTTTGCGGACGATCAGAAGTACTCGGCATAGCGCGCCACCTCCCAGTCCGAGACGTGGCGGCTGTACTCGATCCACTCGTC is drawn from Algiphilus sp. and contains these coding sequences:
- a CDS encoding glutamine amidotransferase family protein, which gives rise to MCGIVGLYLKDAALAPRLGALFAPMLLAMGGRGPDSAGFAIYGDEVGEGMLKYTLQNEDAATDWQALASAFERDLGTSLDWFRNAGAAVFRTPADEHAVRQWLVHHAPGTQLMSVGRSIEILKGVGHPRLVAERYGLTGMQGTHIIGHTRMATESAVTMAGSHPFTTGHDLCLVHNGSLSNHNRLRSVLQREGLRFETENDSEVAAGYLTWRLRRGDSLTAALEGALDDLDGFFTFAVGTRDGFAVLRDPIACKPAVLAETAEYVAMASEYRALAKLPGIAGARVWEPEPARVYVWERGAAEAAPFAETGS
- a CDS encoding FMN-binding glutamate synthase family protein — protein: MHDPADPWTLRESHTFDRHAIHEIQRAATTGVYDIRGFGAKRRLPHFDDLLFLGASMSRYPLEGYREKCATDVVLGDRFASRPLHLDIPVTIAGMSFGALSAQAKEALGRGASAAGTCTTTGDGGMTDEERGHSKWLVYQYLPSRYGMNPDHLRAADAIEVVLGQGAKPGGGGILMGQKISDRIAAMRTLPAGIDQRSACRHPDWTGPDDLAIKIEELREITGWEKPIHIKIGASRTYYDVKLAVKAGADVVVLDGMQGGTAATQEVFIEHVGIPILAAIPQAVQALQEMDMHRTVQLVVSGGIRTGADVAKAMALGADAVSIGTAALIALGCNDPQRDADYHRIGSAAGFYDDYHAGQDPAGISTQDPALAARLDPELGGRRLANYLRVLTAEAQTIARACGKSHIRNLEPEDLVALTIEAAAMARVPLAGTEWIPGVQSF